A part of Candidatus Micrarchaeia archaeon genomic DNA contains:
- a CDS encoding fibrillarin-like rRNA/tRNA 2'-O-methyltransferase: MVVKLFEGVFSVDGRLATENLAPGARVYGEKLHKIDEKEYREWDPYRSKLAGAIRRGLKEMPIQPGMNILYLGASTGTTPSHVSDIIGPEGTVFCVEISATSMRQLLPLSEKRENLVPILGDARKPDDYKDVGKVDVIYQDVAQPDQDDILIINAKKFLKKDGFAMLCIKSQSIDVLKSPRDVFAIVKKKLEPHFDVVQEMELEPFDKDHLFIVLKKK, encoded by the coding sequence ATGGTCGTGAAACTGTTCGAAGGAGTTTTCAGCGTTGACGGTCGGTTAGCCACAGAAAACCTGGCCCCCGGGGCCCGAGTTTACGGGGAAAAGCTCCATAAGATAGATGAAAAGGAATACCGCGAATGGGACCCCTACAGGAGCAAGCTCGCCGGAGCGATAAGGCGCGGCCTGAAGGAAATGCCCATACAGCCCGGGATGAATATTCTTTACCTGGGCGCGAGCACAGGCACAACCCCTTCCCATGTTTCGGACATAATAGGGCCTGAAGGAACGGTTTTCTGCGTCGAGATTTCAGCGACCAGCATGAGGCAGCTGCTTCCGCTCTCGGAAAAAAGGGAGAACCTGGTTCCGATACTAGGGGACGCGAGAAAGCCCGATGATTACAAAGATGTGGGCAAAGTTGATGTGATATACCAGGATGTTGCACAGCCGGACCAGGACGACATACTCATCATCAACGCGAAAAAATTCCTCAAGAAAGACGGATTCGCGATGCTGTGCATAAAGAGCCAGAGCATAGACGTGCTGAAATCCCCCCGCGACGTTTTCGCAATCGTGAAGAAGAAGCTCGAACCGCATTTTGATGTCGTGCAGGAAATGGAACTTGAGCCTTTTGACAAGGACCATCTCTTCATCGTCCTGAAAAAGAAGTGA